The following proteins come from a genomic window of Aequorivita marisscotiae:
- the miaB gene encoding tRNA (N6-isopentenyl adenosine(37)-C2)-methylthiotransferase MiaB yields MKKVIDESTQGNTLTLEARTDNSQKLYIESYGCAMNFSDSEIVASILSDQGYNTTNILEEADLVLVNTCSIRDKAEQTIRKRLEKYNAVKRRTNPKMKVGVLGCMAERLKEKFLEEEKIVDLVVGPDAYKDIPNLLKEVEEGRDAVNVILSKEETYGDISPVRLGGNGITAFVSITRGCDNMCTFCVVPFTRGRERSRDPQSILEEVRDLDEKGYKEITLLGQNVDSYLWYGGGLKKDFKNASEMQQATATDFAQLLDMVATAHPKMRIRFSTSNPQDMHEEVLHVVAKHKNICNHIHLPVQSGSTRILKEMNRQHTREEYIKLIDRIWEIIPGCAISQDMIIGFPTETEEDHEDTKSLMEYVKYSYGYMYKYSERPGTAAARKLEDDVPEDTKSRRLTEIVDLQQSHSAIRTASFLGKTVTVLIEKESKKNKDEWSGRTEHNNVAVFPKKNYKAGDFVNVKITDCTTATLIGEAVGYS; encoded by the coding sequence ATGAAAAAAGTAATAGACGAAAGCACGCAAGGCAACACGCTAACACTTGAGGCGCGCACAGATAATTCTCAAAAATTATATATTGAAAGCTACGGCTGCGCCATGAATTTTAGTGACAGCGAAATAGTGGCTTCCATACTTTCAGACCAAGGTTACAACACAACAAATATACTTGAGGAAGCCGATTTGGTTTTGGTGAATACGTGCTCCATTCGCGATAAAGCTGAACAAACCATTCGCAAACGTTTAGAAAAATACAACGCTGTAAAGAGAAGGACCAATCCAAAAATGAAAGTTGGCGTTCTGGGTTGTATGGCTGAGCGTTTAAAGGAAAAATTTCTTGAGGAAGAAAAAATAGTAGATTTAGTTGTTGGCCCAGATGCTTACAAAGATATCCCTAATTTGCTGAAAGAAGTGGAGGAAGGTCGCGACGCCGTAAACGTAATTCTTTCAAAAGAAGAGACGTATGGCGATATTTCGCCCGTGCGTTTAGGCGGAAACGGAATTACCGCCTTTGTTAGCATTACCCGCGGTTGCGATAATATGTGCACCTTTTGCGTAGTGCCTTTTACAAGAGGCCGCGAACGCAGTAGAGACCCACAGAGCATTCTGGAAGAGGTGAGAGATTTGGATGAAAAAGGCTATAAAGAAATTACGCTGCTAGGCCAAAATGTAGATAGCTACCTTTGGTATGGTGGCGGACTGAAAAAAGATTTCAAAAATGCTTCGGAAATGCAACAAGCAACTGCGACTGATTTTGCACAATTGCTCGATATGGTTGCGACGGCACATCCAAAAATGCGCATTCGGTTTTCAACCAGCAATCCGCAGGATATGCACGAAGAAGTTTTGCACGTTGTTGCAAAACACAAAAATATCTGCAACCATATTCACCTTCCGGTTCAAAGTGGAAGCACCCGAATTCTAAAAGAAATGAACCGTCAGCATACGCGGGAAGAATATATAAAATTGATAGACAGGATTTGGGAAATTATTCCCGGCTGCGCCATTTCGCAGGATATGATTATTGGTTTTCCAACAGAAACTGAGGAAGATCACGAAGACACAAAAAGCCTTATGGAATATGTAAAATACAGTTATGGTTATATGTATAAATATTCTGAGCGACCTGGAACAGCTGCTGCCCGCAAACTGGAAGACGATGTGCCGGAAGACACAAAGAGCCGAAGATTGACAGAGATTGTAGATCTTCAACAAAGTCATAGCGCTATTCGCACGGCTTCTTTTTTAGGCAAAACAGTAACCGTTTTAATTGAAAAAGAATCGAAGAAAAACAAAGACGAATGGAGCGGAAGAACCGAGCATAATAATGTTGCGGTTTTTCCGAAGAAAAATTATAAAGCGGGAGATTTTGTAAACGTAAAAATAACCGATTGTACTACGGCAACGCTTATTGGCGAAGCAGTTGGATACTCATAA
- the topA gene encoding type I DNA topoisomerase, producing the protein MAKNLVIVESPAKAKTIEKFLGKDFKVSSSFGHIADLPSKELGVDVEGDFTPKYIVSSDKKKLVAELKALSKKADMVWLASDEDREGEAIAWHLAEELKLDDAKTKRIVFHEITKSAILRAIENPRQIDYNLVNAQQARRVLDRLVGYQLSPVLWKKVKGGLSAGRVQSVAVRLIVEREREIEAFSPVGSYRIDAEFTTLDGSKFKAKLPKNFETEEEAREFLRKNLGADYKISDLTKKPASKSPAAPFTTSTLQQEAARKLYFSVGKTMTIAQRLYEAGLITYMRTDSVNLSKDAKNAAQKEIEKSYGKEYSKPRDYKGKSKGAQEAHEAIRPTDMTQHTITGDHDQARLYDLIWKRTLASQMSDAQLERTNVKIDVISKEKVSENFTANGEMIKFDGFLKVYLEGTDFEEEEQEGMLPNMKNGDSLQNNYITATERFTRPPYRFTEASLVKQLEELGIGRPSTYAPTISTIISRNYVEKGTVEGVERKYLQLTLQKENVKDKTLTETVGSDKGKLVPTDIGMIVNDFLVEHFENILDYNFTAKVEQDFDDIAEGKEEWTKMMKDFYDKFHPQVEHVEENADRESGERILGEDPETGRTVLVRLGKYGPMAQIGAPDDEEKKFASLRPDQQLHMVTFEEVMDLFKLPKTLGIYDNEEVEVNNGRFGPYVRFGKTFISLPKGMDPLDVDMAFAKKLIEEKKKADAPIYMYEDLPVQKGVGRFGPFIKWNNMFINVNKKYDFDNLSDQDIVQLIEDKKQKEIDKLINEWPEEKIRIEKARWGRFNIIKGKTKVELPKGTEADKISLEEAKALLEKKSPKKKTAAKKKTAAKKKTTTKKKATAKKK; encoded by the coding sequence ATGGCAAAGAATTTAGTGATAGTTGAGTCCCCCGCAAAAGCAAAAACCATTGAAAAATTTCTTGGGAAAGATTTTAAAGTTTCTTCGAGTTTTGGGCACATTGCAGACCTTCCGTCCAAGGAATTGGGGGTAGATGTAGAAGGAGATTTCACACCTAAATATATAGTGAGCAGCGATAAGAAAAAGTTGGTCGCAGAATTAAAGGCACTTTCCAAAAAAGCCGATATGGTTTGGCTAGCAAGTGATGAGGATCGCGAGGGTGAGGCAATTGCGTGGCATTTGGCAGAGGAGTTAAAGTTGGATGATGCCAAAACAAAACGGATTGTTTTTCACGAAATTACAAAGTCGGCTATTTTAAGGGCTATCGAAAATCCGCGTCAAATAGATTATAATTTGGTAAACGCACAGCAAGCACGACGGGTTTTGGACCGTTTGGTAGGATACCAACTTTCGCCCGTACTTTGGAAAAAGGTAAAAGGAGGTCTTTCTGCAGGTCGTGTGCAATCTGTTGCCGTGCGATTAATTGTGGAGCGCGAGCGCGAAATTGAGGCTTTTTCACCTGTTGGGTCTTATAGGATTGATGCTGAATTTACTACGCTAGATGGCAGTAAGTTTAAGGCTAAACTTCCAAAGAATTTTGAAACAGAAGAAGAAGCCCGCGAGTTTCTTCGGAAGAATTTGGGCGCCGATTATAAAATTTCAGATTTAACAAAAAAACCAGCAAGCAAAAGTCCGGCGGCACCGTTTACCACTTCAACCTTACAACAGGAAGCCGCGCGAAAATTATATTTTTCGGTAGGAAAAACAATGACCATTGCGCAACGGCTTTACGAAGCAGGACTTATAACCTATATGCGTACCGATAGCGTTAACCTAAGTAAGGACGCTAAAAATGCGGCTCAAAAGGAAATTGAAAAATCATACGGGAAAGAATATAGCAAGCCCCGCGATTACAAAGGGAAAAGCAAGGGCGCGCAAGAAGCTCACGAGGCCATTCGCCCTACAGATATGACCCAGCACACTATTACGGGCGATCACGACCAAGCCCGCTTGTACGATTTAATTTGGAAACGAACCCTTGCTTCGCAAATGAGCGATGCGCAATTGGAGCGTACCAATGTGAAGATTGATGTAATTTCCAAAGAAAAAGTTTCTGAGAATTTTACCGCAAATGGTGAAATGATAAAATTTGATGGGTTTTTAAAAGTGTATTTGGAAGGAACCGATTTTGAGGAGGAGGAGCAAGAGGGAATGTTGCCAAATATGAAAAATGGCGATTCGCTCCAAAACAACTATATTACCGCTACAGAACGATTTACACGTCCTCCGTACAGATTCACGGAAGCCTCATTGGTAAAACAATTGGAAGAACTTGGCATTGGCCGACCTTCTACTTATGCACCTACTATTTCAACAATTATAAGTAGAAATTATGTAGAGAAGGGGACCGTGGAAGGTGTGGAGCGAAAATATTTGCAGCTTACCCTTCAAAAGGAAAATGTAAAAGACAAAACGTTGACCGAGACCGTTGGATCGGATAAAGGAAAATTGGTTCCCACCGACATTGGGATGATTGTAAACGACTTTTTGGTAGAGCATTTTGAAAATATTCTCGATTATAATTTCACTGCCAAAGTAGAGCAAGATTTTGACGACATTGCCGAAGGAAAGGAGGAGTGGACGAAAATGATGAAGGATTTTTACGACAAATTTCACCCGCAAGTGGAACATGTGGAGGAAAATGCAGACCGGGAAAGTGGCGAGCGTATTCTTGGCGAGGATCCAGAAACGGGCCGAACCGTTCTAGTGCGCTTAGGTAAATACGGGCCCATGGCACAAATTGGCGCGCCAGACGATGAGGAGAAAAAGTTTGCCAGCTTACGTCCAGATCAGCAATTGCATATGGTAACCTTTGAAGAAGTGATGGATCTGTTTAAACTTCCAAAAACGCTTGGCATTTACGATAATGAAGAAGTTGAGGTTAACAATGGACGATTTGGACCTTATGTTCGTTTTGGTAAAACCTTTATTTCACTTCCAAAGGGGATGGATCCGCTGGATGTAGATATGGCTTTCGCAAAGAAATTAATTGAAGAAAAAAAGAAAGCCGACGCACCTATATATATGTATGAAGATTTGCCCGTTCAAAAAGGGGTGGGGCGTTTTGGTCCATTTATAAAATGGAACAACATGTTTATTAACGTAAACAAAAAATACGATTTTGATAATCTCTCCGATCAAGATATTGTACAACTTATTGAAGACAAAAAACAAAAGGAAATTGATAAGTTAATCAACGAATGGCCGGAAGAAAAAATACGTATTGAAAAAGCGCGATGGGGCAGATTTAATATTATAAAAGGAAAAACTAAGGTGGAATTGCCAAAAGGCACCGAGGCCGACAAAATATCTTTAGAAGAAGCAAAAGCTTTGTTGGAGAAGAAAAGTCCAAAAAAGAAAACTGCAGCAAAGAAGAAAACCGCCGCAAAAAAGAAAACCACCACTAAGAAAAAAGCTACAGCTAAGAAAAAATAA
- a CDS encoding formimidoylglutamase: MIAFLSPVSKKVLAHREILPLGTLGKQIDPHAEKEELPNLKGVKFAIVGIKENRGDVDYIGEDLCFDRYRKALYSLYPGNWNYKIIDLGDIEKGNTVEDTRFAAKEVIAALLKKHIVPLVLGGSQDLAYAQYRSYDNLGPMVNVVNIDNRFDLGNAELPISNKSYVGKMVVDQPYNLFNYSALGYQSFFNAPQEIALMDKLFFDAYRLGEITADLTTVEPIMRDADLVTLDVTAIKSSELSYKNNDSPNGFDGREICAISRYAGISNKVKSFGVYELSNSIESKSGAMLVAQILWYFIEGYNFRVADDDFDNESLFTTYKVPIEDQVLEFKKSNKTERWWIVLPFLSNVNNKLKRRTLLPCTYGEYLGACNQEIPERWLKARYKNEV, translated from the coding sequence ATGATAGCATTTTTATCTCCAGTTTCAAAAAAGGTGTTGGCACATCGCGAAATTCTACCTTTGGGAACCTTAGGAAAACAAATTGACCCCCATGCCGAAAAGGAGGAGCTGCCCAATTTAAAAGGTGTAAAGTTTGCCATTGTTGGAATTAAGGAAAATCGTGGCGATGTAGATTATATTGGCGAAGACCTCTGTTTTGATCGGTACCGGAAAGCATTGTATTCGCTTTATCCTGGCAATTGGAATTACAAAATAATAGATCTCGGCGATATTGAAAAGGGCAACACAGTAGAAGACACGCGTTTTGCAGCAAAGGAAGTTATTGCTGCCCTGTTAAAAAAACATATTGTGCCATTGGTGCTCGGTGGAAGCCAAGATTTGGCCTATGCACAGTATCGCAGCTACGACAATTTGGGGCCGATGGTAAATGTGGTTAATATAGATAATAGATTTGACCTCGGAAATGCTGAATTGCCAATTTCGAACAAATCGTATGTAGGAAAAATGGTAGTAGACCAGCCGTATAATCTTTTTAATTATAGTGCTCTCGGTTACCAATCGTTTTTTAATGCGCCGCAGGAAATTGCATTAATGGACAAACTTTTTTTTGATGCTTACCGCTTGGGCGAAATCACTGCTGATTTAACTACGGTAGAGCCTATTATGCGCGATGCAGATTTGGTAACTCTAGATGTTACAGCAATAAAAAGTTCAGAATTAAGTTATAAAAATAATGATAGCCCAAATGGTTTTGACGGCCGCGAAATTTGTGCAATTTCGCGATATGCCGGTATAAGCAATAAAGTTAAATCTTTTGGCGTTTATGAATTAAGTAATTCTATTGAAAGTAAGAGCGGTGCAATGCTTGTGGCGCAAATACTTTGGTATTTTATTGAAGGCTATAATTTTAGGGTTGCCGATGATGATTTTGACAACGAAAGTCTTTTTACCACCTATAAAGTACCCATTGAAGACCAAGTTTTAGAATTTAAAAAAAGTAATAAAACAGAAAGATGGTGGATTGTTTTGCCTTTTCTTTCAAATGTTAATAATAAATTAAAAAGGCGTACGTTATTACCTTGCACTTATGGCGAATATTTGGGTGCATGTAATCAGGAAATTCCTGAAAGGTGGTTGAAAGCCCGCTACAAGAATGAAGTATAA
- the gldK gene encoding gliding motility lipoprotein GldK, with protein sequence MKKFIALTAIVAFLFSCNSGDRGELVGVKGKKWYPQKPYGMTLIPGGSFIMGKSDDDFVAVNDAPTKTVTVRSFYMDETEITNSEYRQFVNWVRDSTVRLRLAIQADMVGATPGDGGIGEFAFVDQENEEMTPYQQYMYDNYFGMGEDYYAGRKLNDKIDIIWDTSEYPDEYYSEVMDTMYIPIEESYNGQRTIDVSKLKFQYTYMDIQAAARDKSKRRKDFIKKEEINIYPDTTVWIRDFNYSYNEPMHNDYFWHQAYGDYPVVGVSWKQAKAFTAWRTLYKNAYQKSKNKNFVNSFRLPGEAEWEYAARGGLESATYPWGGPYAKNDRGCFMANFKPLRGDYAADQALYTVEAKSYEPNDFNLYNMSGNVAEWVASSYDPASYDFSSTMNPNVNDDDNMRKVVRGGSWKDVAYFLQVSTRDYEYADSARSYIGFRTVQDYMGTDVVLNQNFGDAR encoded by the coding sequence ATGAAGAAGTTTATTGCATTAACTGCGATCGTTGCCTTTTTATTCAGTTGTAACTCTGGAGACCGAGGCGAATTGGTTGGAGTAAAAGGTAAAAAATGGTATCCTCAAAAACCTTATGGAATGACTCTTATACCTGGTGGATCCTTCATTATGGGTAAAAGTGATGACGATTTTGTTGCGGTAAATGATGCCCCAACAAAAACGGTTACCGTTCGCTCATTCTATATGGATGAAACCGAAATTACAAATTCGGAATACCGTCAATTTGTAAATTGGGTAAGAGATTCTACCGTACGATTACGACTTGCAATTCAGGCAGACATGGTTGGGGCAACTCCTGGCGATGGCGGAATTGGTGAATTTGCATTTGTTGATCAGGAAAACGAAGAAATGACGCCGTACCAACAATATATGTACGATAATTATTTTGGGATGGGTGAAGATTACTACGCCGGTAGAAAACTGAATGATAAAATAGATATTATTTGGGATACTTCGGAATATCCAGACGAATACTATTCAGAAGTGATGGATACCATGTATATTCCAATTGAAGAATCGTACAACGGACAGCGTACTATAGATGTTAGCAAACTGAAATTCCAATATACTTACATGGATATTCAGGCTGCCGCAAGAGACAAAAGCAAACGAAGAAAAGATTTTATTAAAAAGGAAGAAATAAACATTTATCCAGATACAACCGTTTGGATTAGAGATTTCAACTACTCGTATAATGAGCCAATGCACAACGATTATTTTTGGCATCAAGCTTATGGCGATTATCCAGTTGTTGGGGTAAGCTGGAAACAAGCGAAGGCATTTACCGCTTGGAGAACATTATATAAAAACGCGTATCAAAAATCTAAAAACAAGAATTTCGTAAATTCATTCCGCCTCCCTGGAGAAGCAGAGTGGGAATATGCCGCTCGTGGCGGTCTTGAATCTGCAACCTATCCTTGGGGTGGTCCTTATGCAAAAAACGACCGCGGTTGTTTTATGGCAAACTTTAAACCATTACGCGGAGATTATGCTGCAGACCAAGCCTTGTACACCGTAGAGGCTAAAAGTTACGAACCAAACGATTTTAACCTCTATAATATGTCCGGAAACGTGGCAGAATGGGTGGCTTCTTCTTACGACCCCGCTTCCTACGATTTCAGTTCAACTATGAACCCGAATGTAAATGACGATGATAATATGCGTAAAGTGGTGCGTGGTGGTTCTTGGAAAGATGTAGCTTACTTTCTTCAAGTAAGTACCCGTGATTACGAATATGCAGACTCGGCAAGAAGTTATATAGGCTTCAGAACTGTTCAAGATTACATGGGAACAGACGTAGTTTTAAATCAAAACTTTGGCGACGCGCGCTAA
- the gldL gene encoding gliding motility protein GldL, whose amino-acid sequence MAQSKSSKKLFNMAYGLGASVVILGALFKILHWEVNLGVFNLDGGLLLAIGLITEAIIFAISAFEPVDDDLDWSLVYPELAGGASANRKAVAKETEDAQGLLSKKLDDMLKDARIDSELMNSLTTSIRSFEGAAKGMAPTAEAMNSTKKYSEEMALAAAQMDSLNSLYKVQIESTSRQAEANKEVAENAEQLKQQMQHLATNLSSLNGVYGGMLSAMGSKN is encoded by the coding sequence ATGGCACAATCAAAATCATCTAAAAAACTATTTAATATGGCCTATGGCCTTGGAGCATCCGTTGTTATTTTAGGAGCGCTTTTTAAAATTCTTCACTGGGAAGTAAACCTTGGGGTTTTTAATCTAGACGGAGGTCTTCTATTGGCAATCGGACTTATTACTGAAGCAATTATTTTCGCAATCTCTGCATTTGAGCCTGTAGATGACGATTTGGATTGGTCTTTGGTTTATCCTGAATTGGCTGGTGGTGCTAGTGCAAATAGAAAAGCTGTTGCAAAGGAAACCGAAGATGCGCAAGGGCTTTTGTCTAAAAAATTGGACGATATGCTTAAAGATGCGCGTATTGATTCAGAATTAATGAACAGCCTTACTACAAGTATCCGTTCTTTTGAAGGTGCCGCCAAAGGAATGGCTCCAACTGCTGAAGCAATGAATTCAACTAAAAAGTACAGCGAAGAAATGGCGCTTGCAGCTGCACAAATGGATTCATTAAATAGCTTGTATAAAGTTCAGATAGAGTCAACAAGCCGTCAAGCTGAAGCAAACAAAGAAGTTGCTGAAAATGCAGAACAATTAAAACAACAAATGCAGCACCTAGCTACCAACCTTTCTTCATTGAACGGCGTTTACGGAGGTATGCTTTCTGCAATGGGTAGTAAAAACTAA
- the gldM gene encoding gliding motility protein GldM: MAGGKLSPRQRMINLMYLVFIAMLALNMSKEVLSAFGLLNEKISEANVSTSQRNQQFMEGLAVKAADEPGQYAAVEAKAKEISQISDELDTYIASLKSASMEKVKDPSDYEVMDKPDYFNNLFFTGDKYKKGGQEFIDQMDAYRTEMIKILSDPALEKVAGIEEIKKSIEANFSTAEETNRNGKKVKWLNYNYEGFPLVASITKLTQIQADVKTTKSEVLQRMLAGQQAAALSFSNYSTLMETSKSAYYAGETFDGAIVLGRTDESTKPKRAELTLDGRKLEEGKDYTFEGGKVKLSVSAGSPGDHKIEGTLYYGEGGEETEVAVDRSFATISMPNSAVIAADKMNVVYRGVDNPMTVSIPGIPDNKVNASAPGLSRVSGSKYVMRPGSGRTVTISANGTLPDGKPVGSKSEFRIKDIPAPVGAIRGETGIVRMERGGLEISSVSAVLPDFDFDVNLNVSGFSFKVSGQPTVRVNGTKLDAAAKGALRRAGRGETVQIFDINAKVSGSGVILKKTSPVIIELTN, translated from the coding sequence ATGGCAGGAGGAAAACTATCCCCAAGGCAACGAATGATTAACCTGATGTATCTGGTTTTCATTGCAATGCTAGCACTTAACATGTCTAAAGAAGTATTATCGGCTTTTGGACTTTTAAACGAAAAAATATCCGAGGCGAATGTATCAACATCGCAGCGTAACCAACAATTTATGGAAGGTCTGGCTGTAAAAGCAGCTGACGAACCAGGTCAATATGCCGCAGTTGAAGCAAAAGCTAAGGAAATCTCACAAATATCGGATGAGCTGGATACCTACATTGCTAGTCTTAAATCGGCTTCAATGGAAAAAGTAAAAGATCCATCAGATTACGAAGTGATGGATAAACCAGATTATTTTAACAATCTGTTTTTTACAGGAGATAAATACAAAAAAGGCGGACAAGAATTTATTGATCAAATGGATGCTTACCGTACCGAAATGATTAAAATTCTATCAGATCCTGCCTTGGAAAAAGTTGCTGGTATTGAGGAAATAAAAAAATCTATTGAAGCTAACTTTTCAACCGCGGAAGAAACCAATCGCAATGGTAAAAAAGTAAAATGGTTAAATTATAACTACGAAGGCTTCCCATTGGTAGCTTCAATTACTAAGCTTACTCAGATACAAGCTGACGTTAAAACAACTAAAAGTGAAGTTTTACAAAGAATGTTGGCAGGACAACAAGCTGCAGCATTGTCTTTTAGCAACTACTCTACATTAATGGAAACTTCAAAATCTGCCTATTATGCAGGCGAAACTTTTGATGGAGCCATTGTTTTAGGACGTACAGATGAAAGCACTAAGCCAAAGAGAGCCGAATTAACCTTAGACGGAAGAAAACTTGAAGAAGGCAAAGATTATACCTTCGAAGGAGGTAAGGTAAAGCTAAGCGTTAGTGCAGGTTCTCCAGGTGATCATAAAATAGAAGGAACCTTATACTACGGTGAAGGTGGTGAAGAAACAGAAGTAGCGGTAGATAGATCTTTCGCTACAATTTCAATGCCTAACTCTGCAGTAATTGCTGCAGATAAAATGAATGTTGTTTATCGTGGTGTAGATAACCCAATGACGGTTTCTATTCCAGGTATTCCGGACAATAAAGTAAATGCCTCTGCACCTGGCTTATCTAGAGTATCGGGTAGTAAATATGTTATGCGTCCTGGTTCTGGTAGAACGGTTACAATTTCGGCAAACGGAACATTGCCAGACGGCAAGCCAGTTGGCTCTAAATCTGAATTCCGTATAAAGGATATTCCTGCGCCAGTGGGTGCCATTCGTGGCGAAACCGGAATTGTGCGTATGGAACGCGGCGGTCTTGAAATTTCATCGGTATCGGCAGTATTGCCAGATTTCGATTTTGATGTAAACTTAAATGTTTCCGGCTTTAGTTTCAAAGTTTCTGGGCAACCAACAGTACGTGTAAACGGAACCAAATTAGATGCAGCTGCAAAAGGCGCTCTAAGAAGAGCGGGAAGAGGCGAAACCGTACAAATTTTCGATATAAATGCGAAAGTATCAGGAAGTGGCGTTATACTTAAGAAAACTTCGCCAGTAATTATCGAATTGACAAACTAA
- the gldN gene encoding gliding motility protein GldN: MNLKNVVLCVLGLGMAASASAQVNILNAKTPEDIGKKTESQIAYDNDKPLPYGYTDERDVLWSKTTWEIIDLDERVNFPLYYPIDTNNIGADRRSLYDVLVKNIKNGKIDGVYADSYFTEKRTLKDIEASLVYSDTTDLGIEQYNAEGVVDPQYVRRFALNAGDIEAWHIRGYWYLDKRQGELKYRLLGLCPVANEARSKAFPEDGVDAKVELFWVWFPGAREVLHEAKAFNRKNTSQPISYDHLLNSRRFNAVIYKEDNVYGDRGVDDYISDNALMQLLESDRIKEQIRNIEIDLWNY; the protein is encoded by the coding sequence ATGAATTTGAAAAATGTTGTTTTATGTGTTTTGGGTTTAGGAATGGCAGCTAGCGCCTCTGCGCAAGTAAATATTCTTAATGCCAAAACCCCAGAGGATATAGGCAAAAAGACCGAATCGCAAATTGCTTATGATAATGATAAACCGTTACCGTATGGGTACACGGACGAGCGTGATGTGTTATGGTCTAAAACCACGTGGGAAATTATTGATCTAGACGAAAGAGTTAATTTTCCTTTGTACTACCCTATAGATACAAACAATATTGGCGCAGATAGACGTTCGCTTTATGATGTTTTAGTGAAAAACATTAAAAACGGAAAGATTGATGGCGTTTATGCCGATTCATATTTTACCGAAAAAAGAACCTTAAAAGATATTGAAGCTTCTTTGGTTTATAGCGATACTACAGATTTAGGTATTGAGCAATACAATGCCGAGGGTGTAGTAGATCCACAATATGTACGTCGCTTTGCACTAAACGCTGGCGATATTGAAGCTTGGCATATTAGAGGCTATTGGTACTTAGACAAGCGCCAAGGCGAATTAAAATACCGTTTGCTCGGTCTTTGTCCTGTGGCAAACGAAGCGCGTTCTAAAGCTTTTCCAGAAGATGGAGTTGATGCTAAAGTGGAACTTTTTTGGGTATGGTTTCCGGGAGCTCGGGAGGTTTTACACGAAGCAAAAGCCTTTAACCGAAAAAATACTTCGCAGCCAATTTCATACGATCATCTACTAAATTCAAGACGCTTTAATGCCGTGATTTACAAAGAAGATAATGTATATGGCGATAGAGGTGTTGATGATTACATTAGCGACAATGCACTTATGCAATTGCTTGAGTCTGATAGAATAAAGGAACAAATACGTAATATAGAAATTGATTTGTGGAATTATTAA
- a CDS encoding NAD(P)/FAD-dependent oxidoreductase, with the protein MKKVDYIVVGLGIGGICLCEQLKKQNKSFVTIDGGSKGATAKSGGVFNPTVLKRFTAAWNATAFYPAAIDFYTDLSKELNVEFFTKTPIFRIFKSIEEQNNWSVASDKIELRQFLSSNFLKNTNPSINAAFGFGEVLGTAIIKTEILLSHYRDYLQAENILLSENFQYQLLEQQENGVCYKNISANKIIFAEGASAINNPFFPKQTIVGNKGEYLLIQAPELKLDTLLKGAFYVIPHGNGIYKVGATFNRDDYTDHPTETAKAEILSKLKTFINCPFKVVEQTAGVRPTTKDHRPILGSLNNHPNLVFFNGLGSRGFLMAPLLSEILINVLEKEQPLPKEMDIKRLL; encoded by the coding sequence ATGAAAAAGGTTGATTATATTGTTGTTGGTCTTGGAATAGGTGGCATTTGTTTGTGTGAGCAGCTTAAAAAGCAAAACAAAAGTTTTGTAACTATTGACGGAGGGAGTAAAGGGGCAACCGCAAAATCTGGGGGCGTTTTTAATCCAACGGTGCTTAAGCGCTTTACCGCAGCTTGGAATGCTACAGCTTTTTATCCTGCGGCTATTGATTTTTATACCGACCTCTCAAAAGAATTAAATGTTGAATTTTTTACCAAAACACCAATATTTAGAATTTTTAAAAGTATTGAGGAACAAAATAATTGGTCCGTAGCAAGCGACAAAATTGAATTACGGCAATTTCTTTCTTCAAATTTTTTAAAAAATACCAACCCATCTATTAATGCTGCTTTTGGTTTTGGTGAAGTATTGGGAACCGCAATAATAAAAACCGAAATATTACTTTCGCATTACCGTGATTATTTGCAGGCTGAAAATATATTGCTATCTGAAAATTTTCAATATCAATTATTGGAGCAGCAGGAAAATGGGGTTTGCTATAAGAACATTTCAGCTAATAAAATAATTTTTGCGGAAGGTGCCAGCGCAATTAATAATCCATTTTTTCCGAAACAAACAATTGTTGGCAATAAAGGCGAATACCTGTTAATTCAGGCGCCGGAATTAAAGTTAGATACGTTGTTAAAGGGCGCATTTTACGTAATTCCCCACGGAAATGGTATATATAAGGTGGGTGCAACTTTTAACCGAGATGACTATACAGACCATCCCACAGAAACGGCAAAGGCAGAAATTCTGTCAAAATTAAAAACCTTTATAAACTGTCCGTTTAAAGTAGTCGAGCAAACCGCGGGGGTTCGGCCTACCACCAAAGATCATAGACCTATTTTAGGAAGTTTAAACAATCATCCAAACCTTGTGTTTTTTAATGGCTTGGGCTCGCGAGGTTTTTTGATGGCACCTCTGCTTTCGGAAATACTTATTAATGTGCTGGAAAAGGAACAACCCCTTCCTAAGGAAATGGACATTAAAAGACTCTTGTAA